The following are encoded in a window of Sorex araneus isolate mSorAra2 chromosome 11, mSorAra2.pri, whole genome shotgun sequence genomic DNA:
- the NT5C2 gene encoding cytosolic purine 5'-nucleotidase isoform X3, which produces MSYRSMFQDVRDAVDWVHYKGSLKEKTVENLEKYVVKDGKLPLLLSRMKEVGKVFLATNSDYKYTDKIMTYLFDFPHGPKPGSSHRPWQSYFDLILVDARKPLFFGEGTVLRQVDTKTGKLKIGTYTGPLQHGIVYSGGSSDTICDLLGAKGKDILYIGDHIFGDILKSKKRQGWRTFLVIPELAQELHVWTDKSSLFEELQSLDIFLAELYKHLDSSSNERPDISSIQRRIKKVTHDMDMCYGMMGSLFRSGSRQTLFASQVMRYADLYAASFINLLYYPFSYLFRAAHVLMPHESTVEHTHVDINEMESPLATRNRTSVDFKDTDYKRHQLTRSISEIKPPNLFPLAPQEITHCHDEDDDEEEEEEEE; this is translated from the exons ATGTCTTACCGAAGCATGTTCCAGGACGTGAGAGACGCCGTTGACTGGGTGCATTACAAG GGCTCTCTTAAGGAAAAGACGGTTGAAAATCTTGAGAAGTATGTAGTCAAAGAT GGAAAGCTGCCTTTGCTTCTGAGCCGCATGAAGGAAGTCGGGAAGGTATTTCTTGCCACCAACAGTGATTATAAGTATACAGAT aaaaTTATGACTTACCTGTTTGATTTTCCACACGGCCCCAAG CCCGGGAGCTCCCATCGGCCGTGGCAGTCCTACTTTGACCTGATCCTGGTGGATGCACGGAAACCACTCTTTTTCGGAGAGGGCACGGTGCTGCGGCAGGTGGACACT AAAACTGGCAAGTTGAAAATTGGTACCTATACAGGCCCCTTACAGCACGGCATCGTCTACTCGGGAG GTTCCTCTGATACCATCTGTGATCTGTTGGGAGCCAAGGGCAAGGACATTTTGTACATTGGAGACCACATTTTCGgggacattttaaaatcaaagaaacgGCAAGGCTGGCGAACTTTCCTGGTGATTCCTGAACTTGCACAGGAGCTGCACGTCTGGACTGACAAGAGCT CGCTTTTTGAAGAACTTCAGAGCTTGGACATCTTcttggctgaactctacaa GCACCTCGACAGCAGCAGCAACGAGCGCCCAGACATCAGCTCCATTCAGAGACGCATCAAG AAAGTGACGCACGACATGGACATGTGCTACGGCATGATGGGGAGCCTGTTCCGCAGTGGCTCCCGGCAGACGCTCTTCGCCAGCCAGGTGATGCGCTACGCCGACCTGTACGCGGCGTCCTTCATCAATCTGCTCTACTACCCGTTCAGCTACCTCTTCCGGGCCGCGCACGTCTTG ATGCCGCATGAGTCAACAGTGGAGCACACGCACGTGGACATCAACGAGATGGAGTCGCCGCTGGCCACCCGCAACCGCACGTCGGTGGATTTCAAGGACACCGACTACAAGAGGCACCAGTTGACACGGTCGATCAGCGAGATCAAACCTCCCAACCTCTTCCCACTGGCCCCCCAGGAAATCACTCACTGCCACGATGAAGATGAcgatgaagaggaggaagaggaagaagagtaa